GATTGAAAAATTTGAACTTCACTAGAGGTTTCTGGTTGGCTTTATTTACGGTACAGTTTGTTATCAATACATTTGTTACtgtaattattacatttatcaACTCTGGTCACATATCTTATTATATGAAGACTCTTCATCACTGCACAAGTTCTGTTGTAATTCTCAGCTTTTTATAATTCAGCGAGAACAATATAGGCATATACTTACTCTTGTATATTGCTAAATGCTAATGATCGTGTGTCAGTAGTACACGCATAGACATGTATGTCTTATTCTAATGCCTGATATATGTATGTTGTTGCATGGCATCATTTTTAGTATGTCTTCAACTTACTTTTAGTgctgtgtttgtctgtctttGCATAGAGAGATATTAGCAACTAGGCCAACCGATAGCATCTTGTAAAAATCTGTGTGttattgcaaatttataagtttttttttcttgttCATGACAGTCTAAAAGCTATATAGTTATTTACATGAAACATGGTCTAGCTATATCTAAAGTGGGCAAGATTCAAAATAACATTTTGATTGTGTTAGGAAGCAGCCCTCTCACCATTCTAATGCACCCGGGATATTGGTACAACCTAGGAATGTACACTGTAGGTAAAGACTATTAGCCAATATACTCATCAATTAGATCCATCGTTAATCTCTGGCTATTATACTGATAATTCTATATATTTAGCCGCAGTTCGTCGATATACAAACCCTAACAACATGCTTTAGCTTTTGAACACAGGCTTCTATATATTGTTACAGCCTGCATGCGCTAGGGAGCAGCACCGTGGAACTGAAGGAGCTCCAGGATATGTTGAAAGATGAACAACTGAGTACTTCAGAAAAAGTGTATGTCTTTATCTGTGGCTGGCACATTTCTCGTTGTATTCACCTTCACCTGCTTTATCTACTATATGTCATGGTTTTATTCTAGAAATATACGAAAAGGAATTGCTGTGCAGAAGTCAGGGCTTAACAAGCAGGTATGATGCTATCTCTCAAACTTAATCATCTCTTCAGCACCATAAAATTCAGTTTGCTCATGTTCATAAGGCTTACTGGTCATTGCTAGTATGTACACCGGTTGTACGTAGTGATATAATTGTGCTTTGTAGAGGCTGAGTAAAACTAGAGTTGTAGGTGTAACCTGCGCGGCGTGCTCATTTCCAGCACTCGACCATCTGACATTTAAGGTAAGTCTCAACCTTTTGCCATTGCGAGTAGATCAAAAAATCTTTTGTTTATAGGGTGTCATGTTGTTGTAAGTAAATCAACTGATGGTTTGTGTATGTATGTCTTTTTGTTGTAACTAGATTCAACAATCTCATGCTGTCCCATTAAATCATGCTTTAGTAAGTGTGTCAGAGTATCTTTGGAGCATTGAAACTGTATTATTGCACTTATCTAAATTTATTGGTGTGAGTTGAGAAAAAGTGTTGAGAATTAGGTAATCAACTTGAGCAATCACACTCTGCCTGTATATATTGTGTAGTGGAGTGACAATACATTACTAGGTGGTCCTACTGGATGAATGCAGTCAGATGACAGAGCCGCTTTCCCTTCTTCCCATGAAACGGGCCGCCTGCTCTAAACTCGTACTTGTGGGGGATCCTAGGGTAAGTGCATTTGATGTAAAAGTCTAGAGTAATTTGCTTCTGTAACACAAGTCATCCAACTTTCATCAACTTAATGATCCCCATGTAATGCCTCTTTTAATAAGTTTTGTGTTAATATGTGTCTGTCCAGCAACTGAGACCAACCATACAAGGCAGCGCCCCATGTAATGCCTCTTTTAATAAGTTTTGTGTTAATATGTGTCTGCCCAGCAACTGAGACCAACCATACAAGGCAGCGAGTCATCACATGATCATGGCCTGGAGCAGACAATGTTCGATAGACTGAGTTCTATGGCAAGTTGTATAGATTATCATTcagctttcataaaaaactttagcCTATGAGTATGCCTCATCTTTCATTGTGATATAGAATAGTTACTTACAGTGATGTAGTCTTTTTTATTCTTATGTGTCATGGTATCTACTTTTGTTTTACCAAAGACGCGCAATGCTTTGGTGATGTATCAGAGGCCATGTATGATCCTAAGGAATTCATCTTAAAAATCATTGTCTGCATCATTATCAGTGAGAGGCCATGGCTATATAACTTGTTGGTCTACTGGCCATGACAGGTCACTCGTAATAGAGCAATTCATAATCTGTTCTCTCGAGACTCAGTGAATGCTTTTTAACAAGTTGAGCTATCTTCTCGGTGAATACCGGGACgtctcaaatataatatattattaatttattatatttaagacgtattaatatataatacgtagtaacataataatagtattacataataatatatttatataatatattattatatttaatagcCTATTCCTATCTTCAAAATACAGAACTCTGAATTACTTCCTTTTGAATTTACAACTATACTAagaaaagagcagacaactctttttGTATCTTTCAGTTATGTTCTAATTTTGATTACCAAAATTATGGAACTCTTGTCAAATCCATCATTTTATGAATCATTTAGTCCATATATTCTGTGAATAGGCTGTAAGTCTTTCCATTATTGTGAATGTTACCAGAGCGTGTCATGTATTTTCTAAAGAGAAATATTTGTACTAAACAGCTCTGATCTGTGTAGGGTGTACCAACTAGCGAGCTCTCTACTCAGTATCGCTGTCACCCAGCTATCAGCGGTTTATGCAGAGACCTCTTTTATGATGGAGCACTTGCAGATGGTGTCACAGCGAGTCAGCGAGCTCCTTTATGCGTAAGTCTGATGATAATGTTGTGCTTAGACCCCTGATTATCAACACATTTGACTGGCACTTGTTCTAACAGCTAGCTGGCATTAGCTAGCTGTCATGCCAATCAATGGAGACTGGGCAATCATGGTTTggaaatttttgttaaatagagGAAGGTTTTACTAGCTATTGTATTGTTTTAGGAAGATCTCCCTCCTATCTGTCTGTACAATGTACAAGGGTCCCAGAggtttggtgaagcagcaagtTTTTACAACGATCAAGAAGCAGTATTTGTTTCAGAGCTTCTCAGGTTTCTCATGACTTGTAGCATAGAGGCTGAACAAATTGGAGTTATCACTCTCTACAAAGCTCAGGTGTTGAAAATACGCTCACTGATGTCCCAACAGCCAAGGCAAGTTCAGTGTAGATGTGTAGGCATAGTCTAACACCGATgctattgttttgtttttagattTGTGAACTTGCTAATATGATTAATTGGCATTCTGCCTTACATGTTCTTGTTTATCTGAACGATGAAATTTTAGTTATTGAAGTACTTTGTTACAAATATTACAGTCAAGTATTCATGAAGAACATGCTCTGTATACCTGTTGTATACCTGTTGTATACTTATTGTACTAGGTTTATTAGTATGAAATTGACACTGTGTCGGACCTTTGATACATGCATGTCAATACAATTGCTCAATGTATTTGCGTACTTACAATTTGAAGGAGGCGCATGTAGATTTGGGGACTTAAAGTATGAGGAAGGTGCAGGTAGATTTGGGTACTTACAGTATGAAGAAGGTACAGGTTAATTTGGGTATTTACAGTATGAAGAAGGTGCAAGTAGCAACTGTTGATTCATTTCAAGGAGGAGAGCGTGACATCATCATACTCTCATGCGTTCGGACTGAGCAGATGGGATTTGCTGACGACACAAGGTGCTTGCTTTAGTGCTTTGCTACTACCGACAAAATTGTTGGTCAGATATCTGAAATTTATACATTGGTCATAACAGGCATTAGATGTCTatgaaaagatgtttttttagTGTCTCCAATTTGTTGTATCATAACATTGGGATTCAACCACATAACAGTAGTGACAACCTTTTCAACATTGTCCACTAAATGTCTATAATTACCAATATGTTGCATACTTTTCTGTATCTGCAGACGAATTAATGTGGCCCTGAGCAGAGGGAAGCACCATTTGCTTATAGTCGGCCATCTTGGCAATCTTCGAACTAACACCCTTTGGTCCAAGGTGGTGTCTTATCTCGAAGGTTAGTGGCGTGAGAAGAAatgtttgtcagacatttgctaCTAATCAACGGCTATTGATTGGCTATACTAATGTGTCATTCTCTGAATTTTAATAACAACAATGTTTGTACAAGGTCGATGGtaataaacacttgaaatcAGGCATTTTCATGTGTCTTATTTAGAAGCGGAATAATGATACGCTAACAAACCTGCTATTTTCAGTTGCTTGCTATCAATAAACTTGGTTACATTCGTAAAGAACCTCCTCTAGCATACTATGGTCTGCCTCTGCCTGATCACACAGCCCTTAATGTTTGATGTGAAGAGGTTCTACCATTTCTATCTTCCATACGCCGTGGTTGTGTGTGCTAGATGGCAAAATAgttgatatataatatttattagctTTCACCCGATTGTGgtttatttataaacaatatttaCCTCTTCAACATTTGTGTCTCGCAGACATGTCAGATAGCATAAGGAGTGGTACAAAGGAGATGCGAAAATGGAAGCAGATCATAGCAGATAAGTCTGCGAGCAATTCGGTGAAAAGGAGATCTGCTGGTGTTGAAAAGTCCCGAAAGAAGACAGCACGGTTTGAGAATGTTTCTCCGAGTCTAAACCCTGGTGATGCCGCTGACCTGGAAATTGATAGTCTAACTAGTAAGTTTGTCTCGACGCTCTCATGAATCTTAAAACTTCATCTCCAAGAGATATGGTTGGTTTTTCTTTGGTCTTTTTCTCCAATTTCACTTCATATTActgaaatatttcaatttttttaaatggtttcTCTCTATAGAGCTAGGTATAGTATCTTAGACTAGTGAACAAGTGTTAACAATAGTTTCTGTTACTCAGTAGATCTAGGTATAATATTCTAGACTTGTGACCACGCATTACCAATAGTTCCTGCCACTCTATAGATCTAGGTATAATATTCTAGACTTGTGACCATGTGTCACCAATAGTTCCTGCCCCTCTATAGATTTCGGTATAATATTCTAGACTTGTGACCATGTTTTACCAATAGTTCCTCCAGTTTATTGCTACTGCTAGATGTTTCTCCCGATATTGTTGCAAGTGGTAATGTATTGACAGATGGAACTAACAATACATCAGCAGATCAGAAAAAGGAGTTAGTTCTATTGGACAGTTCCTCTGGAAGTTTTGTGGATACTTTAGGAGAGGGAGACGACTATCTAACATTTTATCAACCAGTTTAGTCTCAGCTTTTCTATATATTTTCATGTCCTAATATCATTGCAGCTTTCATTATTCCAAGCTCATGGTTGAAGCTAGTCCTTATTTTTTAGCTCAGGAAATCTACATGAGATAGCACTATTTTAGTCACAATATTTGGCCCTTTGTAAACGTTACTGTTACTTAATGGTCAAGTTATGGGTCTGTTGTGTATATTTATCACCTGTTAACAATTTCccagttattttgttatatttcaaTTTAAGATATACCGTTTGTTGCCCCTCTAACTGTTCTTCTGATTATTATACGTCATTGTGTATATTCCTCTAGAAATAGTATGTTATAGGTACATATGGATAGGATgtggtgtgtgtatgtatgaATATGATGTTGCATGTGTGGATATGGTGTAATTGATATGGTGTGATGTTATCTATGTACCTATAGATATGACATATTGTGTGTGTACCAACATATGATAATTTGTGTATATACCCATAGATATGACGTGTTGTGTGTATGCACTTATAGTTATGACGTGTTGTGTGTATGTATTTATAGATATGACGTGTTGTGTGTATGCACTTATAGTTATGACGTGTTGTGTGTATGTATTTATAGATATGACGTGTTGTGTGTATGCACCTATAGATATGACGTGTTGTGTGTATGCACTTATAGTTATGACGTGTTGTGTGTATGTATTTATAGATATGACGTGTTGTGTGTATGCACTTATAGTTATGACGTGTTGTGTGTATGTATTTATAGATATGACCTGTTGTGTATGCACCTATAGATATGCCGTGTTGTGTGTATGCACTTATAGTTATGACGTGTTGTGTATGCACCTATAGATATGACGTGTTGTGTGTATGTATTTATAGATATGACGTGTTGTGTGTATGCACTTATAGTTATGACGTGTTGTGTGTATGCACCTATAGATAGGACGTGTTGTGTGTATGTACTTATGGATATGACATGTTGCGTGTATGCACCTATAGATGTGACATGTTGTGTGTGTGTACTTACAGATATGACATGCTGTGTGTACGCACCTATAGATATGACACATTGTGTATAGTGATGTTAAGGTGATTTTGTCACCATGCAAGACAATGATTTTCCATACATAGTAAATGTTCATTGCTGATCAGTCGATAGCTGTTCTCTAAGATTGCTGTTATATTGCTAACACTCAGCTAGTACGAGGAAGACAGAACTATGCTGTGAGGTGAGGGTATTACATAGCCTCAGGATTACACATCTAACGGTCTAAGCTGTCTTAGCCACCAATTCAACATCGGATCCATATAAACAAAGGTTATACAATACTGCATATGATCAGCGTCGCTTGGCTATTATGGCCATCATATGCACATGAATGCTCTGATATTCAGCTAGAGAGGACTATAGTTGAGGGTAAACAGTGACAGCAAAAGACTGTAAAGTGACAGAATCAGGTAATAGCAGATCTGATGACAGAGTTGATGTCATAAAAACGATATTAGTAAGTCGGAACGCATTTGGCTGCACAGGGGTACAGGTGCAATTGTAAATTAACACTGCAACAAAAACATTGCAATGTGCAATTTTGAAGCATGCACCATGAGTGAATCAGGGAAACAATTGCTCTGTGTACTTTatgttgtacatacatgtatgtaggaaGGGTAAATGGTCCCAGCGTGTTAAATACCAAAGAGAATAATACAAATCTTACTCTATTAAAATGTGATGACACACAATTTACTTGTTGATAAAACAGTTTGATGAAAAATTATTGGAGAAGGTAACAAGAATATAGGCGATTATGAACGCAGAAAAAAAGTAACTGATTGTCTATGGAACCCCTGCAGGTAATAGAGCAAATATAAATCTTACTATGCAACAAATATAGACAGAAGGATGCAGTTTGCATCTAGACTGAAGCCAAAGGGTGTTGACTAGGGAGTATCTGATGTGTAGTGTCCAGCCTATGACATTTACTCTCACTAATACTCTAACTCACACTAATACAGGCGTAGTTCCATGGCTACTATTGTATGGCGTGAGGTGGTGCATAGTACCTTCCATCACAATTGCACAGAAGAGAACATGCTACGCTACAATATCTTATCTAGCTTGTATCACATCCTTGACTTGGTCAGTTAACCAATCAACTCCCTCCGCTAGTCCTTCACCAGTTAATGCATTGCTGGCACATATATGCCAAGGCTTGTCTCTTATATCATCAAGCACCATAAGCGTAGACACCTGCATAGAATGATTGCGTAAGATTGGAGAGATCTTGTGCAATAATCAATTATGTAATTTTAAACATAATGATATAAATATCAGAAAATCGCCAAGTAAAACAAGCATAGGTTTTTATTGCATTGGAGTTGTGACACTCAAGCTAAAATGCAAAAGACGTGTAACACTTGCTCCAGGTAATGTGGAGAAGGTAACTCCTCCAGGTCCTCCAGGTAATGTGGCACGCATTACACTGATGACGCTTCATAACAGCTTTAAATTGCTGAATAAACTTACTTTTAGCTTGTCAGTAAAATTCTATTATTAACATGTTTTGGCAAAAGTTAAAATATTCATAACACACAAGTCCACACATAACATTGTAATTGTTGTAAAATATGTCAAATACAAAAGCTGAGAAAGCAAGTGTTAGAAGTATACAACAGATATAGTATTTGTACACTGTGATATAAGTTGTTCACTTTTAGGTAATCTGTTGTATAGGTCTTTGTGCTGACCAGCATCATGCCATGATATCACAAATTAACTAATTATTATGCAATGTTTTGATTTTTCTTATCGATATATTCTTGGTTTTTATCGAGGTTGATTTGTTATTGCCCAACGTTTACTAAGTTGTAAATGTGCTAGCACCCTGACGCTAATCAActacttttaataaaaattaaacctGAAACCTCTAGTAGTTTCTGTAcgttttaattataaaactaaGAATACGATGAAATAAAAAAGTGCAGCTACTTTTTGCCAAACATTTAAACAATAATCTTAGTACTACAACGTGTTTTAAAGTAATCTAGGCCAGAGCAATTCCAACAACACAAGAATGCTATATGCGAACAGGCTTTACGTATAACACGACTGCGACAACACAGGAATGCTACATGCGAACAGGTCTTCCTTTACACGTGTACATGTTTACGACATACGAAGTGACAGCTTACTTTGACACTAGTTGCAGCATCTCTCATATCCATCTTGTTAGCAAAGAACAATATTGGTACTTTTCGGCCAGCTATATCCTTATGTTGTAATATTTGGTCTAACTCATCTTTTGCTACCACCATGCGCATCTTGTCACTGCTGTCTGTAACCAAAGAACAGCAttgagtattatttttaattacagTTAACCACCCCTCAGTCAGCCGAGTGCAGGTCATACGAGTGCAGGTCATACGTAGCAGAACATCACAACAAAAATGTCATTCCTTTTAGCCCAATAATAATGTTGTGTTTGCAATAGACATTTTAATTCAGCGAGTtccttataaaaaataaaatacaagtcTACACCACAAAGATTGTCAGATTGTACCTACCAATCACAAATATTATGCCATGACAGTCTTTGTAATAATGCTCCCAGAGAGTCCTGTACCTGCCCTGACCAGACATGTCAAACACTTGAAACTTGAGGGCTTTTGTGGAGAATGACTCAACACTAAAACCAACAGTTGGTACGATCTCATGCCTCTTCGATTCAGCTGGCTTCAAATGATTTATGATGGTTGTTTTCCCTACAAGCGAACTAGTTGAGTAACTGGTTTGTGGTGTTCAGCAAGCACCTCACCAGGCCTTCCTGAGAATTTGAGGCCAAACAAAGAAATGAGTGAAACATAAATAAGGTTTCAAAGAAATTAGTAAGAATGTAAGGTGAAAAACAAAGTCATATGAAtaccattttgaaaaataactcTATGCGCTTGATAATTGCCCGCATACATCATGATAACTGTAGAACTCAGCGCCATGAAATTAGTTATCATTAGCAAAATATATGAATAATAGTAAGTAATAATGATATAACAATGTAACGACAAGTGAACTTGGACATATGGTAGTAGAAAAGAACTACGAATGATGTCTATCAGTGTGGTAGTTTGTTTTATGATAATCTCTGTTGACTAGCCTGCATGTTCTTACGTGTATATTTACTTATTGCAGTTATTTTTCTGTCACAAAGTAAGAAGACTTCTAGTCTTGATGACTTCAAAGTCTTCTAGTAAGAAGGCTCACAAGTACGTAGACCCGGCTCAAAAACAGTCCAATCCAAAAATCACTCCTAGAAATATACAAGTTGCGAGGCTGCTCAAGATTCTCAGAGCTGCTCTATCATTAGCAAACTGTTTTAGACACAATCTACTGTTTTAAAACATACTTAAACTAATCAATACAAATCCTGTCTATATTTCTTTATTCCAATTGGTCTCAAGTTCAATGACTGTTTTCTCATTCCTTGACCAACACTGCTTTCTTCAATCATCATTTTTTTCTAAGCATCTTGCCAGCTCAGCCTTTGCAATAGTTCATTTTCTAATTTACTTGAAACGTAAATTACTTAGCCACATTGGATACACTGACTCACAGGTGTTGTTACCACGACTAACATGTACTGACATACAGTATCTAATCAGTCGCACCGCACCTAGAACAGTACTAAAAGTATTAAATGAGTTGCAGTTTCTGGTCAGTTATCCATTTACCAAATCTTCTTTCATGAGCAAATAGCCCTTTAATGGTGAGCTTAAATATAGTTCCAACATCTAAGGAGATCTTGGAAATTACCGAGTTTTAGTCTAttactaacttaccataactaTATTACGCATGACACTGAATGATTATCACTCAAAAGCATTCTGCCAACGGAACTTACAAGTTACTTTGGCTTAACCGGTTCTGGTCACCAAATTCTAACGCGGCAAATATAATGCAATATATATTTCAGCTAGTTATTGTGTTAGCCCGACTTATTTAACAGAAAAGTGAGCACAGTCTGGCTGCAACGCTTACCGCTGTTATCAAGACCGACAACCAGAAGATTTGCCTCCTTTTTCTTCAGCCCCAAAAAAGAGGCAAGTTTATCAAAAATTCCCATGTCATACAAGCTTCTACAATAATATACAACTTTGATATATAACACACACGTCAATGTCAACATTGTAGCAAacaattaaagtttaaaaaagcaagtcagtaaaacaaattaaacatgAATTACATAACGCCAAATGACACCACACTTGcgtattttttgtttatttcaattttctttataaatattatcattttaaGTTTAATTAAAATCAATCAaccaataataatgaaaaatagCGTTAATAACTAAATCTATGTACCATGCTGGTCTTGTACGAATGTTACCATGGAATGAAAATGCTGAACCACAATGCACCATTGACGCATGCGTATTATGACTGCTTAACGTGCGCAAACATAAACCTCAGCAGGTAACCACTCCCACGTCAGTTTTGAAATAAATCTGGCTGTTGTGTGCAAATGTTTTGGACTACTTAGTGCCCAGTTTTTTTACGGACACGCAATTCTCACGCTTTCCTCATGCCTTCGTTAGAACTAG
Above is a window of Watersipora subatra chromosome 3, tzWatSuba1.1, whole genome shotgun sequence DNA encoding:
- the LOC137391189 gene encoding ADP-ribosylation factor-like protein 6 — encoded protein: MGIFDKLASFLGLKKKEANLLVVGLDNSGKTTIINHLKPAESKRHEIVPTVGFSVESFSTKALKFQVFDMSGQGRYRTLWEHYYKDCHGIIFVIDSSDKMRMVVAKDELDQILQHKDIAGRKVPILFFANKMDMRDAATSVKVSTLMVLDDIRDKPWHICASNALTGEGLAEGVDWLTDQVKDVIQAR